The window AGGTCGTCATCGTCGAGCGCTACGCCACCCTGGGCGGCGTGTGCCTGAATGTGGGCTGCATCCCTTCCAAGGCGCTGCTGCATGTCGCCGCCGTCATGGACGAGGTCAGCCACATGGCCGACCTGGGCGTGGACTTTGGCGCGCCCGCCGTCAACATCGACAAGCTGCGCGGCCACAAAGAGAAAGTCATCGGCAAGTTGACTGGCGGCTTGGCCGCCATGGCCAAGATGCGCAAGGTGACCACCGTGCGCGGCTACGGTGCCTTTGTCGGCGCCAACCACCTCGAAGTGGAAGAAACCACCGGCACTGGCCAGGAGAAAACGGGCACGAAGAAGGTCATCGCCTTCAAGAAAGCCATCATCGCCGCCGGCAGCCAGGCCGTGCGACTGCCTTTCATGCCCAACGATCCGCGCGTGGTGGATTCCACTGGCGCCCTGGCGCTCAAGGAAGTCCCCAAGCGCATGCTGATTCTGGGCGGCGGCATCATCGGCCTGGAAATGGGCACTGTCTACAGCACGCTGGGCGCACGCCTCGATGTGGTCGAGATGATGGACGGCCTGATGCAAGGCGCTGACCGCGACCTTGTCAAGATCTGGCAAAAGATGAACGCCAAGCGCTTCGACAACATCATGTTGAAGACGAAAACCGTGGGTGCCGAGGCAACGCCTGAAGGCATCAAGGTCACGTTCGCGCCAGCGGAAGAGGGCGGCACCACCCCCGAGCCGCAGGTGTATGACCTGGTCCTCCAGGCCGTGGGCCGCACGCCCAACGGCAAGAAGATCGCTGCCGAGAAGGCCGGCGTGGCCGTCACGGACCGCGGCTTCATCAACGTCGATATCCAGATGCGCACCAACGTGCCGCACATCTTCGCCATCGGCGACATCGTGGGCCAACCCATGCTGGCGCACAAGGCGGTGCATGAGGCGCACGTGGCGGCAGAAGTCATCGCGGGCGAATTGCAGGGCAACAAGGAACTGGCAGCAGCCGCCTTCAACGCCCGCGTGATCCCCAGCGTGGCCTACACCGACCCCGAAGTGGCTTGGGTGGGCCTCACCGAAGACCAGGCCAAGGCCCAGGGCATCAAGGTCAAGAAGGGGCTGTTCCCCTGGACCGCCTCCGGCCGCGCCATCGCCAACGGCCGCGACGAAGGCGTGACCAAGCTGCTGTTCGACGACTCGCCCGAAGCCCATGGCCACGGCAAGATCCTGGGCGGCGGCATGGTCGGCACGCATGCGGGCGACATGATCGGCGAGATTGCGCTGGCCATCGAGATGGGTGCCGACGCCGTGGACATCGGCAAAACCATCCACCCGCATCCCACGCTGGGCGAGAGCATTGGCATGGCGGCGGAGATTGCCCACGGCAGTTGCACCGACGTGCCACCGCAGCGCAAGTAACGCAGCCATCGACAGGAGCCCGGCAACACGGTCTGGAGAAGCGCCATGGCAGTCGTCAAGAAGTTTCCCAAAGCCCCCGCCCACCCCGAGCGGGTGTGCTGGGGTTGCAACCTCTACTGCCCGGCCAAAGACATGCGCTGCGGCAATGGTTCGGACCGAACGCAGCACCCGGCGGAACTGTTTGGCGACGACTGGGACCAGTGGGGGCTGGACGCAGAAGAGGCCCAGACTGTGGCTGAGCCCGCACCCGAGTCAGCAAAGCCCTGAGAACCGCCCGCGCATACCCTATGCCAGTGCTCCAGAAGCCGTACGGTTGTGCAGACCGTGCGGCTTTTACTTTTTGCTCTGGCGCCTGGGATCGGTGGGGCCAACATAGCCAAGGCGCCGTGGGCCCTGGTGGCGGTGCGGAGATGCACGCCTCTTGGCATTGCATCAAAACGGCCGGGGTAAAAAGTGGTGGAAAATATAGGGTTAGCTGCCGCTGTGCTACGAGGGGCAGCACATCCGCCCGGCTTTCCACTTTTTTGCTCCCTTGAGCCTGTCCATGCAAGACGTTCAAAACTCCAAGATCTCTGTCGAGAAGATCGGCGGCACTTCCATGACCGCCTTTGGCGATGTGCTGCGCCACATCGTGCTGCACGACCCCAAGCGCATTAACGGCCGGATCTACGTGGTGTCCGCCTACTCGGGCGTGACGAACCAGCTGCTGGAACACAAGAAGACGGGCGAGCGCGGCATCTACGCGCTGTTTGCCGAAGGCAAGGGTTACCAAGATGCGCTGACCAACCTGGCAGCCAGCCTGAAAAAGATCAACGCCGGCTATGCCGATCTGCGCTTGCCATTGGACGTGGCCGATGCCTTCATCGACCAGCGCATTGCCCAGGCCCGTGAATACCTGAACGCCATGCAGCACGTGCTGGCCAGCGGCTATCTCAGCCGCAAGGACGTGTTGCTCGCGGCGCGTGAAGTGCTGGCCTCGATTGGCGAATCGCACAGCGCGTTCAACTCGGTCGAAATCCTCAAGGCCAACGGCGTCAACGCCATCTTGATGGACCTGGCCGGCTTTGACGATAACGAAGCCTGGACCATTGACGAGCGCATCGCCAACAGCTTCAAGGGCATCGACCTCTCCGACATGGTGGTGGTGGCCACGGGTTACACCAAGGGCACCGAAGGCATCATGCGCGAATTTGACCGGGGCTACTCCGAGGTCACCTTCAGCAAGATCGCCGTGGAAGTGCGCCCCGCCGAGGCCGTGATCCACAAGGAATTCCACCTGTCGTCTGCCGACCCCAACCTGGTGGGCCTGGAAAACGCCATCGTGGTGGGCGCCACCAACTACGACGTGGCCGACCAGCTGGCCGACGTGGGCATGGAAGCCATTCACCCCAAGGCTGCGAAGCCGATGGAACTGGCAGGCATCCCGATCCGCCTGAAGAACACCTTTGAGCCCGACCACCCCGGTACGCTGATCACCAAGGATTTTGTGGGCGAACGCGCGCGCGTGGAGATCGTTACGGGCACCGACAAGGTCACGCTGATCGAGATCCACGACCCCAGCATGGTGGGCACCGTGGGCTTTGATGCGGGCCTGATGAACGTGTTCTGCAAGCACGATGTGAGCTACATCCTCAAGGCGACCAACGCCAACTCCATCGCGCATCTGGTGTGGGATAACCAGGTCACACCCGAGCTGGTGGCCGAGCTGCAGAAGGACTATCAGGTCGTGACGATCAAGCCCAGCGCGATCGTATGCACCATCGGCTCCAACATCGGCATCCCTGGCGTGCTGGCCAAGGCCGCGCAGGCGCTGGCCGATGCGCGGGTCAACGTGAACTGCGTGTCCCAGACCCTGCGCCAGGTGAACATGCAGTTCGTGATCGAACGCGAGGACTACAAGACCGCGATCAAGGCGCTGAACATGGCGCTGTGTGTGAACTCGGGGACCCCGGTTCCGCGCGTGTGATGGGATGGCGGTGGGCGTGCCTGCCGCATTGCTTTTCCCTCAGGCCTTCGCGCAAGGCCTGCTCAGTAGCCCGCCATGTGCGGGCTTTTTATCGCCTGGATATTTCCGTCAGCCCGCGCCCAGCAGTCTTTCGAAAAGGTCCGTTCCGCCCATCTGTCCCCCCTTGAGCATCAGCTCCAGCCCGTGGCGCAAAGGGTCTGTGCTGTGGGCGCGGCTCAGCGTGACCCCGGGGCAGACCGTGGTTTGGTACGACAGCCCCCACAGCTGCAGCGCCTGCACAGCGTGGCTGGAGGTGTCGCCCCCCGCAATGCCAATGCGCCCCAGCGGCGTACCGTTGTCGGCCTGCGCCTGCACCACGCGGGCGACCAGGGCCGCACTGGCGGGGGCGACGGCCGCTGAAGCGCCACTGGACGGAGCAGAAGCGCCGTCCGTGGGACCTGTGTAGGCCAGCACGTGATGGCCCTGCTGCAGCCCGGCGCATATCGCGTGTTGGGTGGCCTGGGCGTAGTCGGTGTCGTGGGTCAGCCGGTGCGCGTCCACCGGGATGCGCTGATAGGACGTTGCGGCCTGGACCTGGGCCGCTGTGATGGGTGACAGGCTGCCCGCCCAGGCGAACACAGGGCCAGGCGATGGTGCCAAGGCAGGGGCGGGTTGGCTGGTCTGGGTGCCCCAGCACGCGATCAGCGCCTGGGCCACGGAGCTGGGCCCCACAGCGAGCAAGCGGGCGCGCTGGGCTTGTTGCCACAGCAGGCGCCCCACGCTGGCCAGCTGGTCTGCACTGGTCAGGTCCAGCAGCGTAGGCACGAATGGAGTGTCGGGCACCTCGGGCACAGCGGTCGCGCCATGGCCCAGCAGGGTGTTCATAGAGCTGGGCAAGGTGTCTGCTTCGTACAGCGGGTAGTGCAGTGCCGTGATGCCTTGCAAACCTTGTTGCGCCAGATGCACCCGTAAGTCGGCCTCGGCCATGGGTGTCACCGGGTGCCGGTGCATCGTCGGGTGCCGGTCAATGCGGTAGACGGCCCCACCTGTGCCGGCTGCGGCAAACAGGTTGCTGAATGCGCAGTACCTGCCCAGGCTGGGCTGGCCGCCGAGGATGGGTACCCAGCGGTTCTCCACGCTGGGGTGCAGCGTCTGGATGGCGCAGGCAATGTTGCCCACATGGGGTGCACTGTCGAAGGTGGAGCACACCTTGTAGTGCAACACGGTGGGCGCGATCTGCCTGAAAAAGCGGCCCACGGGGGCCAGCTCTGCGCGCATGGCTTCGGGCGGCATGGCGCGCGCGGCGCCTGCAATGCCCACGGCGTCCAGCGGACCGGCGGCGGTCAAAGCTTCTGCGCTGGGCACGCCCATGAACAGCATGGACCGCAGGCCCGCCTGGGCCAGCACGGCCAACGTGTCCGTGGCGCCCGTGAAGTCGTCGCCGTACCAGCCAAACCGGGGAGCTGTGGTGGACATGGTTCAGTGCTTCTTGCCAAAGAAGTCGATGGCGTGGCGCAGTTCAACGGCATGTTCCGCGCGCTGGGCCAGCGTTTCGCCGTTCTGCACTGCGTCCCAGGCCTGCTGCAGGCTGGCCACGCCAGCGGCCGCGCCATCGGGGTGGGCCAGGATGCCGCCGCCGGACATGAACAGCAGGTCGTTGCTGTGCACGCTGTCCCAGGTGGCGGGCACCGTGCCGGCCCACTGGCCGTTGGAGAACGCGGGCAGCACGCGGTCGTCCAGGCCTTCGCACAGCGGGGCCAGGGTGTCGTGCGCGGACTCGATCACTTCCTCATCGGTCTGCGAGAACTTGCCTTGCAGGCCGTGTACATGCATGTGGTCCACGCCCGCCAGGCGCCACAGCGTCTGCCAGGCGTTGAACGAAAAGCCCAGCAACGGGTGGCGCGACAGGGCGCCGTAGCCGTTGCGGTGGCCGTGCAGGGCCAGCGGGGTGTGGCGGCGCAGCGTCTGCACGGCGGAGTAGCCGCACCAGTTCAGGCTGACCATCACACAGCTGCCACCCTCGGCGGCAATCAGGTCTGCATGGCGGCGCATGGCATCGGTCTCGTCGGTGATGTTGAACGCCACCATGACGAGCTTGCCGGTCTTGTCCTGGTGGGCGCGCACACGGCGCATCACGGATTTCACGCGGTCGGTCAGCGGGGCGTGCACCGGGTTGGCGCACACCTCGTCATCCTTGATGAAGTCCACCCCAGCGGCGCACAGGCGGCCCGCCAGTTCACCGGTTTCTTCTGCCGATAAACCCACGTTGGGTTTGATGATGGTGCCGATGAGCGGGCGGCCCTGCACGCCGGTCAGCGCGCGTGTGCCTGCAATACCTTGGCGGGGCAGGTCAAACTGCTCGCGGTAGGCGCGCGGCAGCTTCATCGACTCCAGTCGCAAGCCGGTGACCTCGCCCAGGTCGAACAGGTTGCCCG of the Acidovorax sp. 107 genome contains:
- the lpdA gene encoding dihydrolipoyl dehydrogenase, which codes for MAIIDIKVPDIGDFAEVAIIEVLVKPGDTIKAEQSLITVESDKASMEIPSSHAGVVKELKVKLGDKIAEGSVVLTLETSDAAAAPVPAAPAPAAASSESKPAAVPAAQSSAAPKIEASSFAGTADLDCDVLVLGGGPGGYSAAFRAADLGLKVVIVERYATLGGVCLNVGCIPSKALLHVAAVMDEVSHMADLGVDFGAPAVNIDKLRGHKEKVIGKLTGGLAAMAKMRKVTTVRGYGAFVGANHLEVEETTGTGQEKTGTKKVIAFKKAIIAAGSQAVRLPFMPNDPRVVDSTGALALKEVPKRMLILGGGIIGLEMGTVYSTLGARLDVVEMMDGLMQGADRDLVKIWQKMNAKRFDNIMLKTKTVGAEATPEGIKVTFAPAEEGGTTPEPQVYDLVLQAVGRTPNGKKIAAEKAGVAVTDRGFINVDIQMRTNVPHIFAIGDIVGQPMLAHKAVHEAHVAAEVIAGELQGNKELAAAAFNARVIPSVAYTDPEVAWVGLTEDQAKAQGIKVKKGLFPWTASGRAIANGRDEGVTKLLFDDSPEAHGHGKILGGGMVGTHAGDMIGEIALAIEMGADAVDIGKTIHPHPTLGESIGMAAEIAHGSCTDVPPQRK
- a CDS encoding DUF3079 domain-containing protein, which encodes MAVVKKFPKAPAHPERVCWGCNLYCPAKDMRCGNGSDRTQHPAELFGDDWDQWGLDAEEAQTVAEPAPESAKP
- a CDS encoding aspartate kinase — translated: MQDVQNSKISVEKIGGTSMTAFGDVLRHIVLHDPKRINGRIYVVSAYSGVTNQLLEHKKTGERGIYALFAEGKGYQDALTNLAASLKKINAGYADLRLPLDVADAFIDQRIAQAREYLNAMQHVLASGYLSRKDVLLAAREVLASIGESHSAFNSVEILKANGVNAILMDLAGFDDNEAWTIDERIANSFKGIDLSDMVVVATGYTKGTEGIMREFDRGYSEVTFSKIAVEVRPAEAVIHKEFHLSSADPNLVGLENAIVVGATNYDVADQLADVGMEAIHPKAAKPMELAGIPIRLKNTFEPDHPGTLITKDFVGERARVEIVTGTDKVTLIEIHDPSMVGTVGFDAGLMNVFCKHDVSYILKATNANSIAHLVWDNQVTPELVAELQKDYQVVTIKPSAIVCTIGSNIGIPGVLAKAAQALADARVNVNCVSQTLRQVNMQFVIEREDYKTAIKALNMALCVNSGTPVPRV
- a CDS encoding four-carbon acid sugar kinase family protein, translating into MSTTAPRFGWYGDDFTGATDTLAVLAQAGLRSMLFMGVPSAEALTAAGPLDAVGIAGAARAMPPEAMRAELAPVGRFFRQIAPTVLHYKVCSTFDSAPHVGNIACAIQTLHPSVENRWVPILGGQPSLGRYCAFSNLFAAAGTGGAVYRIDRHPTMHRHPVTPMAEADLRVHLAQQGLQGITALHYPLYEADTLPSSMNTLLGHGATAVPEVPDTPFVPTLLDLTSADQLASVGRLLWQQAQRARLLAVGPSSVAQALIACWGTQTSQPAPALAPSPGPVFAWAGSLSPITAAQVQAATSYQRIPVDAHRLTHDTDYAQATQHAICAGLQQGHHVLAYTGPTDGASAPSSGASAAVAPASAALVARVVQAQADNGTPLGRIGIAGGDTSSHAVQALQLWGLSYQTTVCPGVTLSRAHSTDPLRHGLELMLKGGQMGGTDLFERLLGAG
- a CDS encoding ribulose-bisphosphate carboxylase large subunit family protein; amino-acid sequence: MFPDRFEATYLIETPLDPAHVAEVLAGEQSCGTFTRVEGETDALRERARATVESIELLDVAPAPSLPNGWMQRRGMFGTPQTWQRARLRVSFPSGNIGPNLPTLAATVSGNLFDLGEVTGLRLESMKLPRAYREQFDLPRQGIAGTRALTGVQGRPLIGTIIKPNVGLSAEETGELAGRLCAAGVDFIKDDEVCANPVHAPLTDRVKSVMRRVRAHQDKTGKLVMVAFNITDETDAMRRHADLIAAEGGSCVMVSLNWCGYSAVQTLRRHTPLALHGHRNGYGALSRHPLLGFSFNAWQTLWRLAGVDHMHVHGLQGKFSQTDEEVIESAHDTLAPLCEGLDDRVLPAFSNGQWAGTVPATWDSVHSNDLLFMSGGGILAHPDGAAAGVASLQQAWDAVQNGETLAQRAEHAVELRHAIDFFGKKH